From one Myxococcota bacterium genomic stretch:
- a CDS encoding methyltransferase domain-containing protein codes for MSRIYDLLARVYDTPDHLEVTHAFDAAVRPFVQARPRGSWVLDVACGTGVLAERLGRARVPVVGVDGSKAMLAIARRRCRGLGGRVRFRRADLARFQVRESCSVATASGDVFNHMLTRGPLVRCLRQVGRNLQPGGLLIFDALNRFCYEQYWDGHDYFMEGEGGDIAMTCEWDGAKRLATVRMVGYAKAGRGRYEKFETTLVERNHTDAEFREALQAAGFERIRRTPWSPWSDQHLEPALDRNLWTATVPA; via the coding sequence GTGAGCCGCATCTACGACCTGTTGGCGCGTGTCTACGACACGCCCGATCACCTCGAAGTCACCCACGCGTTCGACGCTGCGGTGCGACCGTTCGTGCAGGCGCGTCCCCGCGGCAGCTGGGTCCTCGACGTGGCGTGTGGCACCGGCGTGTTGGCCGAGCGCCTGGGGCGCGCACGTGTGCCCGTCGTCGGTGTCGACGGATCGAAGGCGATGCTCGCGATCGCGAGACGCCGCTGTCGCGGGCTCGGCGGTCGCGTGCGCTTCCGCCGCGCGGACCTCGCCCGCTTCCAGGTGCGCGAATCCTGCAGCGTGGCCACCGCCAGCGGAGACGTCTTCAACCACATGCTCACGCGGGGGCCCTTGGTGCGCTGCTTGAGGCAGGTGGGGCGCAATCTCCAACCCGGGGGCCTGCTGATCTTCGATGCATTGAACCGCTTCTGCTACGAGCAGTACTGGGACGGACACGACTACTTCATGGAAGGCGAGGGCGGCGACATCGCGATGACCTGCGAGTGGGACGGCGCGAAGCGCCTCGCGACCGTGCGTATGGTCGGCTACGCGAAAGCCGGACGCGGTCGCTACGAGAAGTTCGAAACCACCCTCGTCGAGCGCAACCATACCGACGCCGAGTTCCGAGAGGCCTTGCAGGCCGCCGGGTTCGAGCGCATCCGGCGCACCCCGTGGAGCCCCTGGTCCGACCAACACCTGGAGCCCGCCCTCGACCGCAACCTCTGGACGGCGACGGTTCCCGCGTGA
- a CDS encoding cytochrome P450 — protein MAEASAARPRNIVHPLEYVERGYPHDIWTRLRAEEPISWWTETEGVHFWAITKHSDIVEISKQPENFISNPRLVIQHEPEQDNPFPDTLIQLDPPKHGQYRQMVSKRFTPRYLKRMHEDIEQIGKEIVDDLMAEGPEGECDFVEKVSAPLPIAVIAWMLGVPREDWRLLFDWTNRTIGAGDPEYQVEGGDRMATAQQAQVELFSYFTNLIEEKRKNPADDLVTLFSQLEFEGKPLPPIDVIAWCFIIVIAGNETTRNATSGGLLAFIEHQHELRRFQENPDLLVPAVEEVVRWTSPIIHFSRTATRDVVMRGKKIEEGQAVGLFYPSANRDEDVFDDPFEFRIDRVPNPHIGFGVGEHFCLGSHVARLELQIAYKHLLPRLEEIELAGPVSRLHSQLVGGVKHLPIRYKLKPATS, from the coding sequence ATGGCCGAAGCCAGCGCCGCACGCCCGCGCAACATCGTTCACCCCCTGGAGTACGTGGAGCGAGGCTATCCCCACGACATCTGGACGCGACTGCGCGCCGAAGAACCGATCTCCTGGTGGACCGAGACCGAAGGCGTCCACTTCTGGGCGATCACGAAGCACTCGGACATCGTCGAGATCAGCAAGCAGCCGGAGAACTTCATCAGCAATCCGCGACTGGTGATCCAGCACGAGCCCGAGCAGGACAATCCCTTCCCGGACACGCTGATCCAGCTCGACCCGCCGAAGCACGGCCAGTACCGCCAGATGGTCAGCAAGCGCTTCACCCCGCGGTACCTGAAGCGCATGCACGAAGACATCGAACAGATCGGCAAGGAGATCGTCGACGATCTGATGGCGGAGGGGCCCGAGGGCGAATGCGACTTCGTCGAGAAGGTGTCCGCGCCGCTCCCGATCGCCGTCATCGCCTGGATGCTCGGCGTCCCGCGCGAAGACTGGCGCCTGCTCTTCGACTGGACGAACCGCACGATCGGCGCCGGCGACCCCGAGTACCAGGTGGAAGGCGGCGACCGCATGGCCACGGCCCAGCAGGCCCAGGTCGAGCTCTTCAGCTACTTCACGAACCTGATCGAGGAAAAGCGCAAGAACCCGGCCGACGACCTCGTCACCCTGTTTTCCCAGCTCGAGTTCGAAGGCAAGCCGCTCCCGCCGATCGACGTGATCGCCTGGTGCTTCATCATCGTGATCGCCGGCAACGAGACGACCCGCAACGCCACCAGCGGCGGCCTGCTCGCGTTCATCGAGCACCAGCACGAGCTGCGTCGCTTCCAGGAGAACCCGGACCTCCTGGTGCCCGCGGTGGAAGAGGTGGTGCGCTGGACGAGCCCCATCATCCACTTCTCGCGCACGGCCACCCGCGACGTCGTCATGCGGGGTAAGAAGATCGAGGAAGGTCAGGCGGTGGGCCTCTTCTACCCCTCCGCGAATCGCGACGAGGACGTCTTCGACGACCCCTTCGAGTTCCGGATCGATCGCGTGCCGAACCCCCACATCGGCTTCGGTGTGGGTGAGCACTTCTGCCTGGGCTCGCACGTGGCGCGTCTCGAGCTCCAGATCGCCTACAAGCACCTGCTGCCGCGGCTCGAGGAGATCGAGCTGGCCGGTCCGGTGTCGCGCCTGCACTCGCAGCTGGTGGGCGGCGTGAAGCACCTGCCCATCCGCTACAAGCTGAAGCCGGCGACGAGCTGA
- a CDS encoding VCBS repeat-containing protein: MRSPYTQQKFTLQALTLWACATFLVACGGGGGGGGGGAPVTSAATGASAVSLAWDDASGPVAGYSVLVERDASGIFHHEADVPSAAVTLNGDPGQQARIVVIPFDSGGTRGPGSLASDPFQFPDDDPDAMAAAVASMPTPPPPATVAAPVAAPAAQEPSTEATDGGLLQATDLVGRLVWEGGDAMRVTDASLDTLLLFARPTPDHNLVALSDFDGDGVGDLLWANGDGEVAFTPASALAEDPSETPLVSLGTLDAGQTVAGADDFDGDGLGDVLLTSTDGNASLWLTDAGGAVETVAAGTVGDATLAGTGDFDGNGTADVAWRSSAGALVFWLMDSGAPNGSFTIELEAGFDVASTGDFDGNGTAEVAVRDASGAVSILYPLATPVAVEGTDVVGADGLAPAGASDIDGDGTQDLVWVSNSEVRTAYLPGQDLAPLDPESPWQLVALIP; the protein is encoded by the coding sequence ATGCGGAGCCCGTACACCCAGCAGAAGTTCACGTTGCAGGCGCTCACCCTCTGGGCTTGCGCAACCTTCCTCGTCGCATGCGGCGGGGGTGGGGGCGGTGGCGGAGGCGGTGCGCCCGTCACGTCCGCAGCGACCGGCGCCTCGGCCGTCAGCCTCGCGTGGGACGACGCCAGCGGTCCGGTGGCCGGCTACTCGGTTCTCGTCGAGCGCGACGCGTCCGGTATCTTTCATCACGAGGCCGACGTCCCGTCGGCCGCGGTGACTTTGAACGGCGATCCCGGCCAGCAGGCGCGCATCGTCGTGATTCCCTTCGACTCGGGCGGAACGCGCGGGCCGGGCTCGCTGGCGTCCGATCCGTTCCAGTTCCCCGACGACGATCCCGACGCGATGGCTGCGGCGGTGGCGAGCATGCCGACTCCGCCGCCGCCGGCGACCGTCGCCGCGCCCGTGGCGGCCCCGGCTGCACAGGAACCTTCGACCGAAGCGACCGACGGTGGCCTCCTGCAGGCGACCGACCTGGTGGGTCGCCTCGTGTGGGAGGGCGGCGATGCCATGCGCGTCACCGATGCCTCCCTCGACACCCTGCTGCTCTTCGCTCGCCCGACGCCGGACCACAACCTCGTGGCGCTGTCGGACTTCGATGGGGACGGCGTGGGTGATCTCTTGTGGGCGAACGGCGACGGAGAGGTCGCTTTCACCCCGGCCTCGGCGCTCGCCGAGGATCCTTCGGAGACGCCGCTGGTGTCCCTCGGCACGCTCGACGCCGGTCAAACGGTCGCCGGGGCGGATGACTTCGACGGCGATGGCCTGGGCGACGTGCTCCTGACGAGCACCGACGGCAACGCTTCGCTGTGGCTGACCGACGCGGGGGGCGCGGTCGAAACCGTGGCCGCGGGCACGGTCGGCGACGCCACGTTGGCGGGTACCGGCGACTTCGATGGCAACGGGACCGCCGACGTCGCTTGGCGCAGCAGCGCCGGTGCGCTGGTCTTCTGGCTGATGGACAGTGGTGCGCCGAACGGCAGCTTCACCATCGAGCTCGAGGCTGGCTTCGATGTCGCCTCGACCGGTGACTTCGATGGCAACGGCACGGCCGAGGTCGCCGTGCGGGACGCTTCGGGCGCGGTGTCGATCCTCTACCCGCTGGCGACCCCGGTGGCCGTGGAGGGCACCGATGTCGTGGGTGCGGACGGCCTGGCGCCGGCCGGCGCCTCGGACATCGACGGCGACGGCACCCAGGACCTCGTCTGGGTGAGCAACAGCGAGGTCCGTACGGCCTACCTGCCGGGTCAGGATCTGGCACCGCTCGATCCCGAGTCGCCCTGGCAGCTCGTCGCACTGATCCCGTAG
- a CDS encoding aspartate aminotransferase family protein, which translates to MRTELPKRGTDWTTLKNELVEFGKHDVDWRSARTAVYVFNAGEDVLSVAKEAYALYQSENALGPAAFPSLREMERQVVEMGLSLLEAPDGACGDITSGGSESIFLAVKACRNQARAEGRVKRGGNLVLPISAHPAFDKAASVLDLSVKRVPVAANLRADVGAMRDAIDAETLMIVGSAPCFPYGLIDPISELGALATETNTWLHVDACVGGYFAPFARMNGEALPDFDFRVPAVRSISADLHKYGYAAKGASTIFHRTEDQREHQVFTFDQWPAGGMRTPTAAGTRPGGAIASAFAVLRYLGVEGYREKARTVADTRERLIAGIEELGLHVWGDPRLGLLSYGSNDLDIFAVWKHLAEKGWFTGLTTQPRGIHLMLSPAHAQVAGDYLDDLRDAVDRVRAGSEDAADLEARYA; encoded by the coding sequence ATGCGAACAGAGCTTCCGAAGCGCGGAACCGATTGGACCACCCTGAAGAACGAACTCGTCGAGTTCGGGAAGCACGACGTCGACTGGCGCAGCGCGCGCACCGCCGTCTACGTCTTCAACGCGGGCGAGGACGTCCTGTCTGTCGCGAAGGAAGCCTACGCGCTCTACCAATCCGAGAACGCACTCGGTCCGGCCGCGTTCCCGAGCCTGCGCGAGATGGAACGCCAGGTCGTCGAGATGGGGCTGTCGCTCCTCGAGGCTCCCGACGGCGCCTGCGGCGACATCACCTCCGGCGGCTCCGAGAGCATCTTCCTCGCGGTGAAGGCCTGCCGGAACCAGGCGCGAGCTGAAGGCCGGGTGAAGCGCGGCGGCAACCTCGTGCTTCCGATCTCCGCCCATCCCGCGTTCGACAAGGCGGCCTCGGTGCTCGATCTGTCGGTGAAACGCGTGCCGGTCGCGGCGAACCTGCGCGCGGACGTCGGGGCGATGCGCGATGCCATCGACGCCGAGACCCTGATGATCGTCGGCTCGGCGCCCTGTTTCCCCTACGGACTGATCGATCCGATCAGCGAGCTCGGCGCCCTCGCCACCGAGACGAACACCTGGCTCCACGTCGACGCCTGCGTCGGGGGCTACTTCGCCCCCTTCGCGCGGATGAACGGCGAAGCCCTGCCCGACTTCGACTTCCGCGTCCCCGCGGTGCGCTCGATCTCGGCCGACCTCCACAAGTACGGGTACGCGGCAAAGGGAGCGTCCACGATCTTCCACCGCACCGAAGACCAGCGTGAACACCAGGTGTTCACCTTCGACCAGTGGCCGGCGGGCGGGATGCGCACGCCCACGGCAGCCGGCACGCGCCCCGGCGGCGCGATCGCCAGTGCGTTCGCCGTGCTCCGCTACCTCGGCGTCGAGGGCTACCGGGAGAAGGCGCGCACGGTGGCCGACACCCGAGAGCGACTGATCGCGGGTATCGAAGAGCTCGGCCTCCACGTCTGGGGCGACCCGCGCCTCGGGCTGCTCAGCTATGGCTCGAACGACCTCGACATCTTTGCGGTTTGGAAGCACCTGGCCGAGAAGGGCTGGTTCACCGGCCTGACGACCCAGCCGCGGGGCATCCACCTGATGCTCTCCCCGGCCCACGCCCAGGTGGCCGGCGACTACCTGGACGACCTGCGCGATGCCGTCGATCGGGTGCGTGCCGGCTCGGAGGACGCTGCGGACCTGGAGGCGCGCTACGCCTGA
- a CDS encoding M48 family metallopeptidase, with the protein MRWLGAIASALLFAACATSPLGRSQLMLVSDAQMDQMGVQAFEQLKAEQKVSTDPAQNRYVVCVARAILTALPAGQGQGAWEVRVFDDDSANAFALPGKKIGVHTGLLKVARNQHQLATVIGHEVAHVLGRHSGERVSAEMLKQGIAQGASTLVGAAGDPSSPLHGAAMQALGIGVNLGGLAYGRGHESEADEYGLRLMAEAGFDPRESVPLWRNMDAANQGQRPPEFLSTHPSPETRIADLSRQIPKELPKMQRARASGRNPRCG; encoded by the coding sequence GTGCGCTGGCTCGGTGCCATCGCCTCTGCGTTGCTGTTCGCCGCCTGCGCAACGTCGCCGCTCGGCCGATCCCAGCTCATGCTGGTCTCGGACGCACAGATGGATCAGATGGGCGTCCAGGCCTTCGAGCAATTGAAGGCGGAGCAGAAGGTCTCGACGGATCCCGCTCAGAACCGCTACGTGGTCTGCGTCGCCAGGGCGATCCTCACGGCGCTGCCCGCCGGGCAGGGGCAGGGCGCCTGGGAAGTCCGCGTCTTCGATGACGACTCGGCGAACGCCTTCGCGCTCCCCGGCAAGAAGATCGGGGTGCACACGGGCCTCTTGAAGGTCGCGAGGAACCAGCACCAGCTCGCGACGGTGATCGGCCACGAGGTGGCACACGTGCTCGGACGCCACAGCGGAGAGCGGGTATCGGCAGAGATGCTGAAGCAGGGCATCGCGCAAGGCGCCTCGACTCTCGTCGGGGCGGCAGGAGATCCCTCGAGTCCGCTGCATGGTGCGGCGATGCAGGCGCTCGGGATCGGCGTCAACCTCGGAGGACTCGCCTATGGGCGCGGCCATGAGAGCGAGGCCGATGAGTACGGTTTGAGGCTCATGGCTGAAGCTGGCTTCGACCCGCGCGAGAGCGTGCCGCTCTGGCGCAACATGGACGCCGCGAATCAGGGCCAGCGCCCGCCCGAGTTCCTATCGACGCACCCTTCGCCAGAGACGCGTATCGCGGATCTCTCTCGGCAGATCCCCAAAGAGCTGCCCAAGATGCAGCGTGCGCGCGCGTCGGGTCGCAACCCGCGCTGCGGCTGA
- a CDS encoding H-NS histone family protein → MSHRRASDFSKLPDADLQALRDAIDAELQRRFRLRQHGERARGGLLEGEAPRYRNPDNPSETWSGRGPQPRWVEDLRAQGVRLDDLLVEDNRPAATPRGSRRK, encoded by the coding sequence TTGAGCCATCGACGCGCGTCCGACTTCTCAAAGCTCCCCGACGCCGACTTGCAGGCCCTGCGAGACGCGATCGACGCCGAATTGCAGCGTCGCTTCCGGCTGCGACAGCACGGCGAGCGGGCCCGGGGCGGGCTCCTCGAGGGAGAGGCTCCCCGCTACCGCAATCCGGACAACCCCTCCGAGACCTGGTCCGGCCGCGGCCCCCAGCCGCGCTGGGTGGAAGATCTGCGGGCCCAGGGCGTGCGCCTCGACGACCTGCTGGTCGAGGACAACCGGCCCGCCGCGACACCGCGCGGCTCCCGGCGTAAATAG
- a CDS encoding sigma-70 family RNA polymerase sigma factor produces MSESRGLWTARVPGVWLPAIMPARSGRAMRWARGSAVISNRSSTAKTPAEESPEVQAWIKEACGGDDTAWGRVVRHYEADVARLCRRLLGSREEAEDVAQESFLRAQGALASYDVSRPFRRWLLSIAAHRAIDALRRRRREARLFEREALDPETIESATRSPLQYGIDADTRAQLLEAIAAQPDHYRSALVLRYYADLDYAAIAEVLSVSTNQVATLLHRGRARLRDALVRAR; encoded by the coding sequence GTGTCCGAGAGTCGCGGCCTGTGGACGGCACGCGTGCCTGGCGTGTGGCTGCCGGCGATAATGCCGGCGCGCAGCGGGCGCGCCATGCGATGGGCCCGGGGGAGTGCGGTCATCTCGAATCGGAGTAGCACCGCCAAGACGCCGGCCGAGGAATCGCCGGAGGTCCAGGCCTGGATCAAGGAGGCCTGCGGCGGCGATGACACCGCCTGGGGTCGCGTGGTCCGGCACTACGAAGCCGACGTCGCGCGTCTGTGTCGGCGTCTACTCGGATCTCGGGAAGAGGCCGAGGACGTCGCCCAGGAGAGTTTCCTGCGGGCTCAGGGTGCGTTGGCGTCCTACGATGTATCGCGTCCGTTCCGCCGCTGGCTGCTCTCGATCGCGGCCCACCGGGCCATCGATGCCCTGCGACGGCGGCGCCGCGAGGCGCGCCTCTTCGAGCGCGAAGCCCTCGATCCGGAAACCATCGAAAGTGCGACCCGTTCTCCGCTCCAATACGGGATCGACGCCGACACCCGCGCACAGCTCCTCGAAGCCATCGCCGCCCAGCCCGATCACTATCGATCGGCACTGGTGCTCCGCTACTACGCCGACCTCGACTACGCCGCGATCGCCGAGGTCCTGTCGGTGTCGACGAACCAGGTCGCGACGCTGCTGCATCGCGGTCGCGCACGGCTGCGCGACGCGCTGGTGAGGGCCCGATGA
- a CDS encoding nuclear transport factor 2 family protein, with product MAPLSPQELSDRIEIDDVLTRYATGVDRKDWDLWETCFTPDAHIDYTAFGGAKGSVKEIREWLEKTMVLFSMSQHLVINREVQLDGDRATARSAFYNPMIWSKGPNAPFITVDGGYYCDQFVRTPDGWKIAERVEEFSYSTRTLPVAAPFGGGGD from the coding sequence ATGGCCCCGCTTTCCCCGCAAGAACTCTCGGACCGCATCGAGATCGACGACGTCCTGACCCGCTACGCCACGGGGGTCGACCGCAAGGACTGGGATCTCTGGGAGACCTGCTTCACCCCCGACGCCCACATCGACTACACGGCGTTCGGTGGGGCGAAGGGCAGCGTGAAGGAGATCCGGGAGTGGCTCGAGAAGACGATGGTCCTGTTCTCGATGAGCCAGCACCTGGTGATCAACCGCGAGGTGCAGCTCGACGGCGACCGGGCCACCGCGCGATCCGCCTTCTACAACCCGATGATCTGGTCGAAGGGGCCGAACGCACCCTTCATCACCGTCGACGGCGGCTACTACTGCGATCAGTTCGTGCGCACCCCCGACGGCTGGAAGATCGCCGAGCGCGTCGAGGAGTTCAGTTACTCCACGCGCACGCTGCCGGTCGCCGCCCCGTTCGGAGGGGGAGGCGACTAG
- a CDS encoding acyl-CoA dehydrogenase family protein codes for MDFEYSDKTKFALDKLNAFMDEHVYPNEVTYHEQMKSFGTDRWQIPPIIEELKEKARAAGLWNIFLPESELGAGFTNLEYAPLCEVMGRVGFAPEVFNCAAPDTGNMEVLERYGNESHKERWLKPLLEGKMRSAFAMTEPDVASSDATNICTRIERDGDHYVINGRKWWTSGILDPRCEIMIVMGKSDPDGPAHKQQSMILCEKSAPGVTVKRHLPVFGYDDAPHGHGEVLFENVRVPADQMLLGEGRGFEIAQGRLGPGRIHHCMRVIGVAERCLEKMCQRLMTREAFGKKIFQHSVWEERIADARIDIECSRLLTLKAAHMMDTVGNKVARSEIAMIKVKAPIAAQQIIDDAIQAHGGGGVSDDFGLAYAYAQLRTLRLADGPDEVHRRTIARLELKAQAEKAGLSLKG; via the coding sequence GTGGATTTCGAATACAGCGACAAGACCAAGTTCGCGCTCGACAAGCTCAACGCGTTCATGGACGAGCACGTCTATCCGAACGAAGTGACCTACCACGAGCAGATGAAGAGCTTCGGAACCGATCGCTGGCAGATCCCGCCGATCATCGAAGAGCTCAAGGAGAAGGCGCGGGCTGCAGGCCTGTGGAACATCTTCCTGCCCGAGAGCGAACTGGGCGCCGGCTTCACGAACCTCGAGTACGCGCCGCTCTGTGAAGTGATGGGCCGCGTCGGCTTCGCGCCCGAGGTGTTCAACTGCGCCGCGCCCGACACCGGCAACATGGAAGTCCTCGAGCGCTACGGCAACGAGTCCCACAAGGAGCGCTGGCTGAAGCCGCTGCTCGAAGGGAAGATGCGCTCGGCGTTCGCCATGACGGAACCCGACGTGGCATCGAGCGACGCCACCAACATCTGCACGCGGATCGAACGCGACGGCGACCACTACGTCATCAACGGCCGCAAGTGGTGGACGTCGGGCATCCTCGACCCGCGCTGCGAGATCATGATCGTGATGGGCAAGAGCGACCCCGACGGTCCCGCCCACAAGCAGCAGAGCATGATCCTCTGCGAGAAGAGCGCCCCGGGCGTCACCGTGAAGCGTCACCTGCCGGTGTTCGGCTACGACGATGCGCCCCACGGCCACGGCGAGGTGCTCTTCGAGAACGTGCGCGTTCCGGCCGACCAGATGCTGCTCGGCGAGGGACGCGGCTTCGAGATCGCCCAGGGACGCCTCGGGCCCGGCCGCATCCACCACTGCATGCGCGTGATCGGGGTGGCCGAGCGCTGCCTCGAGAAGATGTGCCAGCGCCTGATGACCCGCGAAGCCTTCGGCAAGAAGATCTTCCAGCACTCGGTCTGGGAAGAGCGCATCGCCGACGCTCGCATCGACATCGAGTGCTCGCGGCTGTTGACGCTGAAGGCGGCGCACATGATGGACACGGTCGGGAACAAGGTGGCCCGCTCGGAGATTGCGATGATCAAGGTGAAGGCGCCCATCGCGGCTCAGCAGATCATCGACGACGCCATCCAGGCCCACGGCGGCGGGGGCGTCAGCGACGACTTCGGTCTGGCCTACGCCTACGCCCAGCTGCGCACGTTGCGACTCGCCGACGGCCCCGACGAGGTCCACCGCCGCACCATCGCGCGGCTGGAGCTCAAGGCGCAGGCCGAGAAGGCCGGCCTCTCGCTGAAGGGCTGA
- a CDS encoding ATP-grasp domain-containing protein, which yields MLTHSELYARASIQGRSEREVLPWRTEYHVARGLEALGHEVEQLGLDDSLAPLHAALDRFQPHIVFNLLIELRDSGGFEPHVVAALEARGIPYTGCNSEALVFTRDKVVTKTLLAAQGIPMPRFFGVRRGERVRVPAEFAFPAIVKPADEGGSYAIAQGSVVRGIAGVERRVGWLHAQCECDALVEQFIEGREITVGLLGNRRPRCLPPWETFFDGLPSGTPRVYTERLKWNPDHRRASGVETGLARRLPRGVRAALERISRSCWSVLRLSGFARIDFRLDATGAPYVIDVNANPDVDFHEDFARAAARDGLPPRALLQRLLDLGLRYRPHWVR from the coding sequence GTGCTGACCCATAGCGAGCTCTACGCGCGGGCTTCGATCCAGGGACGCAGCGAACGCGAGGTGCTGCCCTGGCGCACCGAGTACCACGTGGCGCGCGGTCTCGAAGCGCTCGGCCACGAGGTCGAGCAGCTCGGTCTCGACGACAGCCTGGCGCCGCTCCACGCGGCCCTCGATCGCTTCCAGCCCCACATCGTCTTCAACCTGTTGATCGAGCTGCGCGACTCGGGCGGCTTCGAGCCCCACGTGGTCGCCGCGCTCGAGGCGCGCGGCATTCCCTACACGGGCTGCAACTCGGAGGCACTCGTCTTCACCCGCGACAAGGTGGTCACGAAGACCCTGCTCGCGGCCCAGGGCATTCCGATGCCCCGGTTCTTTGGCGTGCGGCGGGGGGAGCGCGTGCGGGTGCCGGCAGAGTTCGCGTTCCCGGCGATCGTGAAACCCGCCGACGAGGGCGGCTCCTATGCCATCGCCCAGGGCTCGGTGGTGCGCGGCATCGCCGGTGTGGAGCGGCGCGTAGGTTGGCTCCACGCCCAGTGCGAATGCGATGCCCTGGTCGAGCAGTTCATCGAGGGACGCGAAATCACCGTCGGGCTGTTGGGCAACCGTCGGCCCCGCTGCCTCCCGCCCTGGGAGACCTTCTTCGATGGACTCCCGTCGGGCACGCCGCGTGTGTACACCGAGCGGCTGAAGTGGAACCCGGACCACCGCCGCGCCAGCGGCGTCGAAACCGGGCTGGCCCGCCGACTGCCACGCGGAGTGCGCGCCGCCCTGGAGCGCATCTCGCGCTCGTGTTGGAGCGTGCTGCGTCTATCGGGGTTCGCGCGCATCGACTTCCGCCTCGATGCGACCGGCGCGCCCTACGTGATCGACGTGAACGCGAACCCGGACGTGGACTTCCACGAGGACTTCGCGCGCGCGGCGGCGCGCGACGGGTTGCCGCCCCGCGCGCTCCTGCAGCGTCTGCTCGACCTGGGGCTCCGCTACCGCCCCCACTGGGTTCGCTAG
- a CDS encoding phosphotransferase, giving the protein MIGDPELTPVRDAHRFDEGALATYLDGLLGGTQSLAIRQFEGGQSNPTYLVERGGEQFVLRKKPPGKLLPSAHQVDREYRVMTALRETDVPVPETLVLCEDDAVIGTSFFLMRFVPGRVIADMVLPGFETAERSALYEDLARVMAALHTVDPETVGLGDFGRPGNYYARQISRWSRQYEDSKTGALPSMDALIDWLPKHIPESDETRIAHGDFRVGNCILHPTEPRVMAVLDWELCTLGHPLADLAYFCQAYHTEAVPGATLMDSDLGALGIPEESAFLDRYCALAGRGPIDDWAFYLVFVMFRSAAIVQGVYKRGLDGNASSERAHIYGDIARSTADRAWKLVETSGG; this is encoded by the coding sequence ATGATCGGAGACCCGGAACTCACGCCCGTTCGAGACGCCCACCGCTTCGACGAGGGGGCCCTGGCGACCTACCTCGACGGGCTCCTGGGAGGCACCCAGTCCCTCGCGATCCGCCAGTTCGAGGGCGGCCAGTCGAACCCCACCTACCTCGTGGAGCGGGGCGGCGAGCAGTTCGTCCTGCGCAAGAAGCCGCCGGGGAAGCTCTTGCCCTCGGCCCATCAGGTCGACCGCGAGTACCGGGTGATGACGGCGCTTCGCGAGACCGACGTGCCGGTGCCCGAGACGCTGGTGCTCTGCGAAGACGACGCGGTGATCGGCACCTCCTTCTTCTTGATGCGCTTCGTGCCCGGGCGTGTGATCGCCGACATGGTGCTGCCCGGTTTCGAGACAGCCGAGCGCAGCGCGCTCTACGAGGATCTCGCGCGGGTGATGGCCGCGCTCCACACGGTCGACCCGGAGACGGTGGGGCTCGGCGACTTCGGCCGCCCGGGCAACTACTACGCGCGCCAGATCTCGCGCTGGAGTCGCCAGTACGAAGACTCGAAGACGGGAGCGCTCCCGTCGATGGACGCCCTCATCGACTGGCTGCCGAAGCACATTCCCGAGTCGGACGAGACGCGCATCGCTCACGGCGATTTCCGGGTCGGCAACTGCATCCTGCACCCGACCGAGCCGCGCGTGATGGCCGTGCTCGACTGGGAGCTCTGCACCCTCGGTCACCCGCTCGCCGACCTCGCCTATTTCTGTCAGGCCTACCACACCGAGGCCGTGCCCGGTGCGACGCTGATGGACTCGGACCTCGGGGCGCTCGGGATCCCCGAGGAGTCGGCGTTCCTCGATCGCTACTGCGCCCTTGCCGGGCGCGGTCCGATCGACGACTGGGCGTTCTATCTGGTGTTCGTGATGTTCCGCTCGGCGGCGATCGTCCAGGGCGTCTACAAGCGCGGCCTCGACGGCAACGCGAGCTCCGAGCGCGCGCACATCTACGGGGACATCGCACGCTCGACCGCCGACCGCGCCTGGAAGCTCGTCGAGACGTCGGGCGGCTGA